The following is a genomic window from Azospirillaceae bacterium.
GCCAGCATCTGGGCGACGGGGCCCGGATAGGCGTGCCGGCCCAGGATCTCGTCCAGCACGGGCCCGAGGCGCACCATGCGGCCGCGCAGGTTGGACCGGTCCAGCTGGAAGGGCTGCACCTTGTCGAATTCGGGGGTGAGAGTGGCGGTGGAAACAGCGGCGGTGGTCATGATCGCGTACCCCAAAACAAAGGCACCCGACCGGCGGGCACGCCGATCGGGGCCATGTAGAACATTCGGGCCGGACACCCAGTCCAGCAACCCGAACGCTTAGACGTTCAGGCACCAGGACAGGATGCCCTTCTGGGCGTGCAGGCGATTCTCCGCCTCATCCCAGACCACGGACTGCGGCCCGTCGATGACGGAGGCGGTCACCTCCTCCTCCCGATGGGCCGGCAGGCAATGCATGAATATGGCGTCGGGGGACGCCAGTTTCATCAGCCCGTCATTGACCTGGAAGGGGGCCAGCAATGCCATGCGCGCAGGCGCGTCCTTGTGGTGCATGGACACCCAGGTGTCGGTCACCACGATGTCCGCCCCCTCGGCCGCGGCGCGCGGGTCCTCGGTCACCGTCAGGCGGGCACCCTCGGCCGCCGCCCAGGCGATGGTCCCGTCCGTCGGCTGAAGGCTCTTGGGTGCGGCCACGCGAACCTCGAAGCCCAGGCGGGCGGCGGCGTGGATCCAGCTCTGGCAAACATTGTTGGCATCGCCGCTCCAGCAGACGACGCGGCCCTCGATCGGCCCGCGCTTCTCCTCGAACGTCATGATGTCCGCCATGATCTGGCAGGGGTGGGAGGTGTCGGTCAGGCCGTTGATGACGGGGATGGTGGCGGCACCCGCCATCTCCTGCACCTTGGCCTCATGATCCGTGCGGATCATGATGACGTTGACGAAGCGCGACAGCACCCGGCCGGTATCGGCGATGGTCTCGCCATGGCCCAGCTGGATCTCTCGGCCCGTCAGGGTGATGACCTCACCGCCCAGCTGGCGCATCCCCACCTCGAACGAGACGCGGGTGCGGGTGGACGGCTTCTCGAAGATGGTGGCCAGCGTCAGGCCCTTCAGCGGCTGCGGATGGGCCGGCGTGCCGACGGTCTTCTTCAGAGCCAGGCCCCGGTTCAGGATGTCGCGCAGCGTGGCCGCGTCGAAGTCGCTGATGTCCAGGAAATGCCGGACCTTCTTGGCATGATCTGTCATGTCTCAGGGTCCCTTGGTCAAACCGCCAAGGCCGCACAGGTGCGGTCCAGGATGGCGATGGCCTCATCGATCTCCGCCTCGCCCACGATCAGCGGCGGCAGGATGCGGATAACGTTCTCGGCGGCGGACACCACCAGCATGCCGTTGTCGCGCAGCGCATCAACCAGCGTACCCGCCGGGAGGACGCACTTCACGCCCA
Proteins encoded in this region:
- the argF gene encoding ornithine carbamoyltransferase, which translates into the protein MTDHAKKVRHFLDISDFDAATLRDILNRGLALKKTVGTPAHPQPLKGLTLATIFEKPSTRTRVSFEVGMRQLGGEVITLTGREIQLGHGETIADTGRVLSRFVNVIMIRTDHEAKVQEMAGAATIPVINGLTDTSHPCQIMADIMTFEEKRGPIEGRVVCWSGDANNVCQSWIHAAARLGFEVRVAAPKSLQPTDGTIAWAAAEGARLTVTEDPRAAAEGADIVVTDTWVSMHHKDAPARMALLAPFQVNDGLMKLASPDAIFMHCLPAHREEEVTASVIDGPQSVVWDEAENRLHAQKGILSWCLNV